In the genome of Candoia aspera isolate rCanAsp1 chromosome 1, rCanAsp1.hap2, whole genome shotgun sequence, one region contains:
- the YWHAG gene encoding 14-3-3 protein gamma, with amino-acid sequence MVDREQLVQKARLAEQAERYDDMAAAMKNVTELNEPLSNEERNLLSVAYKNVVGARRSSWRVISSIEQKTSADGNEKKIEMVRAYREKIEKELEAVCQDVLSLLDNYLIKNCSETQYESKVFYLKMKGDYYRYLAEVATGEKRATVVESSEKAYNEAHEISKEHMQPTHPIRLGLALNYSVFYYEIQNAPEQACHLAKTAFDDAIAELDTLNEDSYKDSTLIMQLLRDNLTLWTSDQQDDDGGEGNN; translated from the exons ATGGTCGACCGCGAGCAGCTGGTGCAGAAAGCCCGGCTGGCAGAACAAGCCGAGAGATACGACGACATGGCGGCTGCCATGAAGAAC GTGACAGAGCTGAATGAGCCACTGTCCAATGAAGAAAGAAACCTCTTGTCAGTAGCTTACAAGAATGTAGTTGGGGCCCGACGCTCCTCTTGGCGAGTAATTAGCAGCATTGAGCAGAAGACCTCTGCTGATGGCAATGAGAAGAAAATTGAGATGGTGCGGGCTTATCGTGAGAAGATTGAGAAGGAACTGGAAGCTGTGTGCCAGGATGTACTCAGTCTCCTAGACAACTACCTGATCAAGAACTGCAGCGAGACCCAGTATGAGAGCAAAGTCTTCTACTTGAAGATGAAAGGGGACTATTACCGCTACCTTGCTGAGGTGGCCACAGGGGAGAAGAGAGCGACTGTGGTGGAATCCTCTGAGAAGGCATACAATGAAGCTCATGAGATTAGCAAGGAACACATGCAGCCAACTCACCCCATCCGACTTGGCCTGGCCCTTAACTACTCTGTTTTCTACTATGAGATCCAGAATGCCCCTGAGCAGGCATGCCACCTGGCCAAGACGGCGTTTGATGATGCCATTGCTGAGCTGGACACCCTCAACGAGGACTCCTACAAGGACTCAACACTCATCATGCAGCTGCTCCGTGATAACCTAACGCTCTGGACAAGCGACCAGCAAGATGATGACGGTGGCGAAGGCAACAACTAG